The following coding sequences are from one Myxococcales bacterium window:
- the pstA gene encoding phosphate ABC transporter permease PstA, whose amino-acid sequence MEPAAPITQRHIVRISHPPLPSSPPSAGAAHVPITSKRPGKLAETVFRAACATAVFVPLLVLAWLIGDVVATGLGRIDWSFFSNTDSMRPGRAGILPPLVGTLWLMILTSVISLPLGVGAAVYLEEYGKRSRIAGVIEVAIANLAGVPSVIYGLLGLALFVRAFGLGEVVIAGALTLSLLVLPVVIVSAREALRTVPDSLREAALGLGATRWQMVRKVVLPQALPGILTGAILATSRAIGETAPLVVVGAATFMTGIPDGIDSDFTALPMQVYVWTANAKHEYMVNAAAAIIVLMTTLLILNSAAIMLRNRYQRRI is encoded by the coding sequence ATGGAGCCGGCCGCGCCAATCACCCAACGCCACATCGTACGGATCTCTCATCCGCCGCTGCCCAGTTCACCGCCGAGCGCGGGCGCGGCACACGTGCCCATCACATCCAAGCGCCCTGGCAAGCTCGCCGAGACGGTGTTTCGCGCCGCCTGCGCCACGGCGGTGTTCGTGCCACTGCTCGTGCTTGCATGGCTCATTGGCGATGTCGTCGCGACGGGCCTGGGGCGCATCGACTGGTCATTTTTTTCCAACACCGACTCGATGCGTCCCGGGCGCGCCGGCATCTTGCCACCGCTCGTTGGCACCCTATGGTTGATGATCCTCACCTCTGTGATCTCATTGCCGCTGGGCGTCGGCGCCGCGGTTTACCTCGAAGAATACGGGAAGCGCTCGCGCATAGCGGGCGTGATCGAGGTGGCGATCGCCAACCTGGCTGGCGTGCCCTCAGTAATTTACGGCCTGCTCGGCCTGGCATTGTTTGTGCGGGCATTTGGCCTCGGCGAGGTGGTCATTGCCGGCGCCCTGACGCTTTCGCTGCTCGTGCTGCCGGTTGTCATTGTCTCGGCGCGCGAGGCGTTGCGCACGGTACCCGACAGCCTGCGCGAGGCCGCGCTCGGCCTTGGCGCAACCCGCTGGCAAATGGTGCGCAAGGTCGTGTTGCCGCAGGCGCTACCTGGCATCCTAACCGGTGCGATCTTGGCCACGTCGCGCGCCATTGGCGAGACCGCGCCGCTCGTGGTGGTCGGCGCGGCAACCTTTATGACCGGCATCCCCGACGGCATTGACTCCGATTTCACCGCGCTGCCGATGCAAGTCTATGTGTGGACCGCGAATGCCAAGCATGAATACATGGTGAACGCCGCCGCCGCGATCATCGTGCTGATGACGACGCT
- the pstC gene encoding phosphate ABC transporter permease subunit PstC → MEIVLIACAVLSIFVTIGIVIVLAFEAVDFFTEVPVSKFLGELVWTPHTAHFGIWALVAGTALTSAIAIGVALPFGLMAAIYLSEYASPRARRMLKPALELLAGVPTIVYGFFALTVITPWLRGMFPQIAGFNALGPGLVMGIMIIPMISSLAEDAIYAVPNHLREASYGLGASKLPTITRVVVPTAWSGIAAATTLAISRAVGETMIVAVAAGQSAKATLDPRGPVETMAAYIVRISTGDVPTGSVEYKTLFVVGACLFLFTLVMNLTSYRLSRKRRTQGGL, encoded by the coding sequence ATGGAGATCGTGCTCATCGCCTGCGCGGTGCTTTCGATTTTCGTCACCATCGGAATCGTCATCGTCTTAGCCTTCGAAGCCGTCGATTTTTTTACGGAGGTGCCGGTCAGCAAGTTCTTGGGCGAGCTGGTGTGGACGCCCCATACGGCGCATTTCGGCATTTGGGCGCTGGTGGCGGGCACGGCGCTTACCTCGGCGATCGCGATTGGCGTGGCCTTGCCGTTTGGCCTCATGGCGGCGATCTATCTCAGCGAGTATGCCAGCCCACGCGCACGGCGCATGCTCAAGCCCGCCCTCGAGCTGCTTGCGGGCGTGCCCACTATTGTCTATGGCTTTTTTGCGCTCACGGTGATCACGCCCTGGCTGCGCGGCATGTTCCCGCAGATCGCGGGCTTCAACGCCCTGGGCCCGGGCCTGGTCATGGGCATCATGATCATCCCCATGATCTCCTCGCTTGCGGAGGACGCGATCTACGCGGTGCCCAACCACCTGCGTGAGGCGTCGTACGGACTGGGCGCCAGCAAGCTGCCGACGATCACGCGCGTCGTCGTGCCAACCGCATGGTCGGGCATCGCCGCCGCCACGACGCTGGCGATTTCGCGTGCGGTAGGCGAGACCATGATCGTCGCGGTCGCCGCCGGCCAGAGCGCCAAGGCCACGCTGGATCCACGTGGGCCCGTCGAAACCATGGCCGCCTATATAGTTCGCATCTCGACCGGCGACGTGCCGACGGGATCGGTGGAGTACAAAACCCTATTCGTCGTCGGCGCCTGCCTGTTCTTGTTTACGCTGGTGATGAACCTCACCAGCTATCGCCTGTCGCGCAAACGGCGCACCCAAGGAGGGCTGTAG